A single window of Melospiza georgiana isolate bMelGeo1 chromosome 6, bMelGeo1.pri, whole genome shotgun sequence DNA harbors:
- the GSC gene encoding homeobox protein goosecoid — protein sequence MPVSMFSIDNILAARPRCKDSVLLPPSAAPVVFPSLHGDSLYGSASDYGGFYSRAVAPASALPPAVTGSRLGYNNYYYGQLHVPASPVGPSCCGAVPPLGAQQCSCVPPAGYEGTGSVLMSPVPHQMLPYMNVGTLSRTELQLLNQLHCRRKRRHRTIFTDEQLEALENLFQETKYPDVGTREQLARRVHLREEKVEVWFKNRRAKWRRQKRSSSEESENAQKWNKASKTSPEKRQEDGKSDLDSDS from the exons ATGCCTGTGAGCATGTTCAGCATCGACAATATCCTGGCGGCCAGACCTCGCTGCAAGGACTCGGTGCTGCTGCCCCCGAGCGCCGCGCCCGTCGTCTTCCCCAGCCTCCACGGGGACTCGCTCTACGGCAGCGCCTCCGACTACGGCGGATTTTACTCCCGGGCGGTGGCTCCCGCCTCCGCGCTGCCGCCGGCCGTCACTGGATCTCGGCTCGGCTACAACAACTACTACTACGGGCAGCTGCATGTGCCCGCGTCCCCCGTGGGCCCTTCGTGCTGCGGGGCCGTGCCGCCGCTGGGCGCTCAGCAGTGTTCCTGCGTGCCCCCCGCAG GTTACGAGGGCACTGGGTCAGTCTTGATGTCCCCTGTTCCCCATCAGATGTTGCCCTACATGAACGTGGGCACTTTGTCCCGGACGGAGCTGCAGTTACTGAaccagctgcactgcaggagaAAAAGGCGGCACCGGACTATCTTCACTGACGAGCAGCTGGAAGCGCTGGAAAACCTCTTCCAGGAAACGAAATACCCAGACGTGGGCACGAGGGAACAGCTGGCCAGAAGGGTGCACTTAAGAGAGGAAAAAGTGGAG GTTTGGTTCAAAAACCGCCGGGCGAAGTGGAGGAGGCAAAAGCGATCGTCTTCGGAGGAATCAGAAAACGCACAAAAGTGGAATAAAGCGTCTAAAACGTCACCGGAGAAGAGACAAGAGGACGGGAAAAGCGACTTGGACTCTGACAGCTGA